Within Thermomicrobiales bacterium, the genomic segment CTCGACGCTGGCAGTATGTACCTTGGGCTTGTTTGTCATAAACGTGAATATCCTCCGCCGGGAGCCACTGGGGTCCCGGTGCGTGGGAACGCAGGCCCGTCACCGCGACGGGTCCGGTCCGGCTGGGAGGAGCTGGAGCGTGCCGGCGAGCTGCTCCGGCAGGCTCCAAGTCCTCGATCAGCACGGACTGCTTCGAAACGAGAAGAGCCTCCTTTCTGGTCTGGCAACGCAAACGGCTCAGGATGCGTGATCCCGAGCCGTCGCGATTCGAACCATGTGGCAAGTTGGCGAGCCTGAACGGGTTGCCAGAACGAGCGGCTCGCTGGTCCACCAACGGGCTACTTGCGCAGTCCGTGCCGGGCGATGGTGGCGCGATAGCGCTCCACATCGGTGCGGCTGAGATAGGCGAGGAGCCGTCGCCGCTTGCCCACCATCATCAGCAGGCCGCGTCGTGAGTGGTGATCGTGTTTGTTTGCGCGCAGATGATCGGTGAGCTGGTTGATGCGCTCGGTGAGCAGTGCAATCTGCACCTCGGGCGAGCCGGTGTCGCCCTCGTGCGTTCGCACCTGCGAGATGATGGTTTCCTTTTCAGCCGTCGAAAGCGCCATTCAGGCGTATCCTCCATTGAGTATCCGTGCGCACAACAGCGACACGTGCAGTCCGAGAACCACAGCCGGTGAGTATAGCACGGGGGCCGGGGCGCTCACCCATACGATGAGCCGAACAACTATGCTATTCAGGTCGAAAACCCGAAGGAGGCAGGATGCTCGGAATCATTGGTGGAAGCGGACTTTATGACTTGCCCGATCTGGAATTCGTAGATCGCGTGCTTCCCGATACGCCATTTGGGTTTCCGAGCGATGAGATCACCATCGGCAGAATCGACGGTCGCGAGATCGCATTCCTGAGCCGGCACGGCAGGGGACATCGTCTGACTCCGACCGAGCTGCCGTATCAGGCCAACATCTACGCGCTCAAACAGATCGGTGTCGATCGAGTCGTGACGGTCAGCGCGGTAGGCAGCTTGCGTGAGGATCTCCCGCCGCGCACGGCGGTCTTGCCCGACCAGATCATCGACCGCACGGTGTCGCGCCCGCGCAGTTTCTTCGGTGAGGGGTCTGTGGCGCATGTAGGTATTGCCGATCCCTTCTGCAGCCAACTCTCCGGGCAGATTGCCGATGCGTCGGTGGCGGTGGGACGTCCAGTTGCAAGGGGCGGGACGTATATCTGCATCGAGGGGCCGCAGTTCTCCACCAAGGCGGAATCGCGCCTCTATCGTTCGTGGGGATGCGCGGTCATTGGCATGACTGCCATGCCGGAAGCGCGGCTCGCGCGGGAAGCCGAGCTTTGCTACGCGACCGTGGCAATGGTGACCGATTTCGATGTTTGGCACGATGCTGCGGGAGAGGTGACGGTCGACATGGTTGTCGCGAACCATGGCGCAAATCTGGAGACAGCGCGCGCCATCCTTGGCGAGCTTGCCAGGACCGATCTGGGCGAGCGGACCTGTGGTTGCGGAAACGCGCTGGCCGGAGCGATCGTTACCGATCCAGCGGTCATTCCACCGCTGACCAGACAAAAGATCGGCATCATCGCCGATCGCTATCTCCCGCCACCGGAGCATCGTTGATTCGACCAATTTCGACATACCAGTACGGCCCCAATCTCCTTCTCGTTGGCGCTAGCCTGGTCGTCACCGCGCTTGGGATGGGAGCCGTCTATCTCGCAGAGCGTCCGGGCTCCTTCCGCAGCTCCCTTGAATTCCGCGCCCTGGTGATCTATCTGGCCACGGTGATCGGTGTCTTCCTCTCGTTCCGTCTTGGCAATTTCGCCGGGGACCAATTTCTTCTTCCGGTCATCGCGTTGCTGAGTGGTTTTGGCCTCATCGTCGCAGTGCGCATGCAGCCTGATCTCCAGGAGGTGCGTGGTTTCCAGATCGCCATTGGCGAGCGGCAGCTGGCCTACCTGGTCGCCGGATTCCTGCTCATGTGGGGGGTTGCGGTTTTCTTTCCGAATCCAACGTTTCTTGCCAATTGGCGATACAGCGTGCTGTTTGGTGGGATTGCGCTGTTGGTCGTCACCGCGGCCATTGGCAGCACCGTCAATGGCGCGCGGCTGTGGATCACTGTCGGAGGGGTGCAGATCCAGACGGCAGAACTCGTCAAGGTCGCACTCGTCATTTTTCTGGCCGCCTACCTTTCCGAGAACGAGCAGTTGATCGGATCGAGCTGGAAGGTCGGATGGTTCGACTTGCCGCCGATACCTTATCTGGCGCCGATGGGCGTCATGTGGGGGCTTTGCCTGGTGGCGCTCGTGCTGCTGAACGACCTGGGAACGGCGCTGCTCTTTTTTCTGCTCTTTCTCGTCTTGCTCTACGTCGCGAGCGGCCGGTCGTCGTATGTGCTGCTCGGGCTTCTGGCATTTGTTGGCGGCGCGCTGCTCGCCTATTTCCTTTTCGACCGGGTTCAGCTTCGCATCGAAAACTGGATC encodes:
- the rpsO gene encoding 30S ribosomal protein S15, which gives rise to MALSTAEKETIISQVRTHEGDTGSPEVQIALLTERINQLTDHLRANKHDHHSRRGLLMMVGKRRRLLAYLSRTDVERYRATIARHGLRK
- the mtnP gene encoding S-methyl-5'-thioadenosine phosphorylase, with product MLGIIGGSGLYDLPDLEFVDRVLPDTPFGFPSDEITIGRIDGREIAFLSRHGRGHRLTPTELPYQANIYALKQIGVDRVVTVSAVGSLREDLPPRTAVLPDQIIDRTVSRPRSFFGEGSVAHVGIADPFCSQLSGQIADASVAVGRPVARGGTYICIEGPQFSTKAESRLYRSWGCAVIGMTAMPEARLAREAELCYATVAMVTDFDVWHDAAGEVTVDMVVANHGANLETARAILGELARTDLGERTCGCGNALAGAIVTDPAVIPPLTRQKIGIIADRYLPPPEHR
- a CDS encoding FtsW/RodA/SpoVE family cell cycle protein, whose protein sequence is MIRPISTYQYGPNLLLVGASLVVTALGMGAVYLAERPGSFRSSLEFRALVIYLATVIGVFLSFRLGNFAGDQFLLPVIALLSGFGLIVAVRMQPDLQEVRGFQIAIGERQLAYLVAGFLLMWGVAVFFPNPTFLANWRYSVLFGGIALLVVTAAIGSTVNGARLWITVGGVQIQTAELVKVALVIFLAAYLSENEQLIGSSWKVGWFDLPPIPYLAPMGVMWGLCLVALVLLNDLGTALLFFLLFLVLLYVASGRSSYVLLGLLAFVGGALLAYFLFDRVQLRIENWIDPWQHPYTGGYQQIQSDYAISSGGIAGVGPGMGQPWQIPEVQTDYVVAVIGEEWGLIGIVTLLGLYAVLTVRGMMIALRTSDSFLRLLAVGLTASLAIQALVILGGVFRLLPLTGVTTPFVSYGGSSLLVSFGIAGLLLRISDIGERQARARYDA